A stretch of the Balearica regulorum gibbericeps isolate bBalReg1 chromosome 15, bBalReg1.pri, whole genome shotgun sequence genome encodes the following:
- the WIPI2 gene encoding WD repeat domain phosphoinositide-interacting protein 2 isoform X3, translating into MYCGIWELQRSLAVGSKSGYKFFSLSSVDKLEQIYECTDTEDVCIVERLFSSSLVAIVSLKAPRKLKVCHFKKGTEICNYSYSNTILAVKLNRQRLIVCLEESLYIHNIRDMKVLHTIRETPPNPAGLCALSINNDNCYLAYPGSATIGEVQVFDTINLRAANMIPAHDSPLAALAFDASGTKLATASEKGTVIRVFSIPEGQKLFEFRRGVKRCVSICSLAFSMDGMFLSASSNTETVHIFKLETVKEKPQEEPTTWTGYFGKVLMASTSYLPSQVTEMFNQGRAFATVRLPFCGHKNICALATIQKIPRLLVGAADGYLYMYNLDPQEGGECTLMKQHKLDGSMEPANEILESASHDRPLVAQTYSAAVTKGTYVPSSPTRHAYTDDLGAVGGACLEDETSSLRLDEDSEHPPMILRTD; encoded by the exons CTGACACAGAAGACGTGTGCATTGTGGAGAGACTGTTCTCCAGTAGTCTGGTGGCCATAGTTAGCCTTAAAGCTCCACGCAAGCTGAAAGTTTGTCACTTTAAGAAGGGGACAGAGATTTGCAACTACAGTTACTCCAACACCATCTTGGCTGTCAAACTCAATAGACAG AGGCTGATAGTATGTCTGGAGGAGTCTCTTTATATACACAACATACGAGACATGAAGGTACTACATACAATCAGGGAGACACCTCCCAATCCTGCAG GGTTGTGTGCTTTATCAATAAACAATGATAACTGCTACCTGGCCTACCCAGGAAGTGCAACTATTGGAGAAGTACAAGTCTTTGACACCATCAATCTG agagctgctAATATGATCCCAGCTCATGATAGTCCCTTGGCTGCTTTGGCATTTGATGCAAGTGGTACAAAACTTGCCACTGCATCAGAAAAG ggGACAGTAATAAGAGTGTTTTCCATTCCAGAGGGACAGAAACTCTTTGAATTCCGAAGGGGAGTGAAGAG gtGTGTGAGCATCTGTTCGTTGGCTTTCAGCATGGATGGCATGTTTCTGTCTGCATCCAGTAACACAGAGACAGTGCATATCTTCAAACTTGagactgtgaaagaaaa ACCTCAGGAAGAGCCTACAACCTGGACAGGTTACTTTGGAAAAGTGCTGATGGCCTCAACAAGCTATCTGCCCTCTCAAGTAACAGAAATGTTCAACCAGGGTAGAGCCTTTGCTACGGTCCGCCTGCCGTTCTGTGGGCACAAAAACATCTGCGCGCTTGCCAC AATCCAGAAGATCCCTCGTTTGTTGGTGGGAGCTGCTGATGGGTATCTCTACATGTACAACCTAGACCCCCAAGAAGGAGGAGAGTGTACACTAATGAAGCAGCACAA GCTCGATGGCAGTATGGAGCCAGCCAACGAAATTCTAGAGTCTGCATCCCATGACCGGCCGTTGGTAGCGCAGACATACAGTGCTGCTGTGACTAAAGGTACATATGTGCCTTCCTCACCCACAAGGCATG CCTATACGGATGacctgggtgctgtgggtggaGCTTGCCTGGAAGATGAAACCAGCTCTCTTAGATTGGATGAAGACAGTGAGCATCCCCCCATGATCCTTCGGACAGACTAA
- the SLC29A4 gene encoding equilibrative nucleoside transporter 4, with the protein MPQSRRGGGRLATMGSVGAERFKELSPAGTPEGNVVMSFSFDSYQLEEDELQRGSQAKGILTFMEPVSEDPEPQDRYHGIYFAMLLAGVGFLLPYNSFITDVDYLHHKYPGTSIVFDMSLTYILVALVAVILNNALVELLSLHTRISVGYLFALGPLLFVSICDVWLELFTRRQAYAINLVAVGVVAFGCTVQQSSFYGYTGLLPKRYTQGVMTGESTAGVIISLSRIFTKLLLSDEKENTVIFFFISIGMELTCFILHLLVKRTRFVRYYTACSRKGLPETRGAGDRGTGYRVHHDVTSEDVRFENRPRGQPSSPQGSPDPEAELAGSGTYMRFDVPRPKIKRSWPSFRDMLLHRYVVSRLIWAYMLSIAMTYFITLCLFPGLESEIHNCTLGEWLPILIMAIFNLSDFVGKILAALPYDWRGTHLLIYSCLRVVFIPLFIMCVYPNGRPTFGHPAWPCIFSLLMGITNGYFGSVPMILAAGKVSPEQRELAGNTMTVSYMTGLTLGSAVAYFAYSLTSTSHSTCFYTETSNSSFTSGY; encoded by the exons ATGCCGCAGAGCCGCCGCGGCGGAGGGAG GTTGGCCACGATGGGCTCGGTGGGAGCCGAGCGCTTCAAGGAGCTGAGCCCAGCAGGGACGCCGGAGGGCAACGTGGTGATGAGCTTCAGCTTCGACAGCTACCAGCTGGAGGAGGACGAGCTGCAGCGGGGCAGCCAGGCCAAGGGCATCCTCACCTTCATGGAGCCGG TTTCTGAGGATCCTGAGCCCCAGGATCGATACCATGGGATTTACTTTGCCATGCTGCTGGCCGGGGTGGGATTTCTCCTGCCATACAACAGCTTTATTACTGATGTGGACTACCTGCACCACAAATACCCAG GGACTTCCATTGTGTTCGACATGAGCCTCACCTACATCCTGGTGGCCTTGGTGGCTGTCATCCTCAACAACGCACTGGTGGAGCTGCTAAGCTTGCATACCCGGATCTCTGTGG GCTACCTCTTCGCCCTGGGGCCCCTGCTCTTTGTCAGCATCTGTGACGTCTGGCTGGAGCTCTTCACCCGCAGGCAAGCCTACGCCATCAACCTAGTTGCCGTCGGGGTGGTGGCCTTCGGCTGCACAG TGCAGCAATCCAGCTTCTACGGCTACACGGGGCTGCTGCCCAAGCGCTACACGCAGGGGGTGATGACGGGCGAGA GCACTGCTGGGGTCATCATCTCGCTCAGCCGCATTTTCACCAAGCTGCTGCTGTCGGATGAGAAGGAGAACACGGTCAtcttcttcttcatttccatcGGCATGGAGCTGACGTGCTTCATCCTCCACCTCCTGGTGAAGCGCACCCGCTTCGTCCGCTACTACACCGCCTGCTCCCGCAAGGGTCTCCCTGAAACCCGGGGGGCTGGTGATCGTGGGACGGGCTACCGCGTCCACCACGATGTTACTTCGGAGGATGTCCGATTT GAGAATCGGCCACGGGGGCAGCCGAGCTCTCCTCAGGGCAGTCCAGACCCTGAAGCTGAGCTGGCTGGCAGCGGCACCTACATGCGCTTTGACGTCCCTCGGCCCAAAATCAAGAGGAGCTGGCCCAGCTTCAGAG aCATGCTGCTCCACCGCTACGTCGTGTCCCGGCTCATCTGGGCCTACATGCTCTCCATCGCCATGACCTACTTCATCACGCTGTGCCTCTTTCCCGGGCTGGAGTCGGAGATCCACAACTGCACACTGGGGGAATGGCTCCCCATCCTCATCATGGCCATCTTCAACCTCTCCGACTTCGTCGGCAAG ATCCTGGCTGCCTTGCCCTACGACTGGAGAGGGACCCACCTCCTCATCTACTCCTGCCTCCGTGTGGTCTTCATCCCCCTCTTCATCATGTGTGTCTACCCCAATGGGAGGCCCACCTTTGGCCACCCCGCCTGGCCCtgcatcttctccctcctcatGGGCATCACCAACGGCTACTTCGGCAGTGTCCCCATGATCCTGGCCGCCGGGAAAGTGAGCCCTGAGCAGCGTGAGCTGGCAG GGAACACCATGACTGTGTCCTACATGACAGGCTTGACGCTGGGCTCAGCCGTGGCATATTTTGCCTATAGCCTCACCAGTACGTCCCACAGTACCTGTTTCTACACCGAAACCTCCAACAGCTCCTTCACGTCAGGGTACTGA